In Nitrospira sp., a single window of DNA contains:
- a CDS encoding sigma-54-dependent Fis family transcriptional regulator yields the protein MSGSSGMILVVDDDAVARKLLADALEKDGYEVEIAGGGAEAIALGRTRQFDVVLTDIKMGTVDGLAVLREFRQRSPETAIVLLTAFGSMDGAIEAIKQGAYDYLAKPFKKKEIKLVVKRSLEHSRLVRENTRFREVLRGRDEWAHLIGSSPAMLEVYKLVARVSSGKSTVLLEGESGTGKELVARAIHANSLRKNCPFVPVNCAALMEPLLESELFGHEKGAFTGAVTAKRGLFETADQGTLFLDEIGDISPALQVKLLRVIQEQEVRHVGGTAPIKVDVRIVAATNRDLARMVKDGQFREDLFYRLNVVRIVLPPLRERREDIPMLAHHFLHKVSTDSNQPVRGFVPETIALLERYHWPGNVRELENLIERTVSLAPGPLIMVDDLPEAVRKVAARSEANGDALLSLDEVEKRHLSRVLKETGGNKVRAAKILGIDRRTLYRMAKRFEIDLGEENAE from the coding sequence ATGAGCGGGTCTAGCGGTATGATTCTCGTCGTGGACGACGATGCCGTCGCGCGCAAGTTGCTGGCCGACGCGCTGGAAAAGGACGGCTATGAGGTCGAGATCGCGGGCGGTGGTGCGGAAGCCATCGCGCTGGGACGGACCAGGCAATTTGACGTCGTGCTGACGGACATCAAAATGGGCACGGTGGACGGACTTGCCGTTTTGCGGGAATTCCGGCAGCGCAGTCCGGAGACTGCCATCGTTCTACTCACGGCATTTGGGTCCATGGACGGGGCCATCGAGGCGATCAAACAGGGCGCCTACGATTATCTGGCCAAGCCCTTCAAAAAGAAAGAAATCAAACTGGTCGTCAAGCGGAGCCTGGAGCACAGCCGGTTGGTGCGGGAGAATACGCGGTTCCGCGAAGTACTCCGCGGCCGTGACGAATGGGCACACTTGATTGGTAGCAGCCCGGCCATGCTGGAGGTCTACAAGCTGGTCGCGCGCGTGTCGTCGGGCAAGAGCACCGTGTTGCTGGAGGGCGAGAGCGGCACGGGTAAGGAGCTGGTGGCGCGCGCCATTCATGCAAACAGCTTGAGGAAAAACTGCCCCTTCGTGCCTGTCAACTGCGCGGCGTTGATGGAGCCGTTGCTGGAATCCGAGTTGTTCGGCCATGAGAAGGGCGCCTTCACCGGCGCCGTGACGGCCAAGCGCGGGCTGTTCGAAACGGCCGATCAGGGCACGCTCTTTCTCGATGAGATCGGGGACATTAGCCCGGCGTTGCAGGTGAAATTGTTGCGCGTGATTCAGGAACAGGAAGTCCGGCACGTCGGCGGCACCGCACCCATTAAGGTGGACGTCCGAATCGTGGCAGCGACCAATCGCGATCTGGCGCGGATGGTCAAGGACGGCCAATTCCGGGAAGATCTCTTTTACCGGCTCAATGTCGTGCGCATCGTCCTGCCGCCGCTGCGCGAGCGGCGAGAAGACATTCCCATGCTGGCGCATCATTTTCTTCACAAAGTGTCGACAGACAGCAATCAGCCGGTGCGCGGCTTTGTGCCGGAGACCATAGCGCTGCTCGAGCGCTATCACTGGCCGGGGAATGTGCGGGAATTGGAAAATCTCATCGAGCGGACGGTCTCGCTCGCGCCGGGCCCGCTGATAATGGTGGACGATCTGCCGGAGGCGGTCCGCAAGGTGGCGGCGCGGTCGGAGGCCAACGGCGACGCGCTGCTCTCACTGGACGAAGTCGAGAAGCGGCATCTAAGCCGAGTGCTCAAGGAAACCGGCGGCAACAAGGTCCGCGCCGCCAAAATTCTCGGCATCGACCGCCGGACGCTTTATCGGATGGCCAAACGGTTCGAGATCGATTTGGGGGAGGAGAACGCGGAGTAG
- the glgB gene encoding 1,4-alpha-glucan branching protein GlgB, producing MGAPAEEIERLVRAEHWDPRAVLGLHPDGDQPGRMVVRAFLPEAAEATLLVDGHAISMTVVHREGLYEAPLPGKPSMAYHLRVTDRWGNVTERHDPYAFPPLLSDFDMHLFTEGTLYRAYEQLGAHLRTVESVGGVHFALWAPNARRVSVVGDFNGWDGRRHAMCSRGVSGLWELFVPDLPAGTLYKYEIHPRDGDTPFLKADPYAFAAELRPKTASVVCDLSTHQWCDQAWMEARSRRDLLAAPISIYEVHLGSWARVPEEGNRWLTYGELTAKLIPYVKDLGYTHIELMPVTEHPFDGSWGYQTTGYFAPTSRFGTPKEFMAFVDACHRADIGVIMDWAPSHFPDDPHGLASFDGTHLYDHHDPRLGYHPEWHSRIFNFGRVEVCNFLINSALFWLDRYHIDGLRVDAVASMLYLDYSRQPGEWIPNSVGGHENLAAIEFLKQLNIAVHREHPGVLTIAEESTAWPDVSHPTYTGGLGFSLKWNMGWMHDMLRYFSLDPVYRKHEHNHITFGLLYAFTENFVLVLSHDEVVHGKRALLDKMPGDLWQKFANLRALYGYMVGHPGKKMLFMGGEFGQWHEWNHDASLQWHLLDCDLHQGLQCWVRDLNWLYQQEPALHQVDFEGAGFQWIEFNDSEQSVVAFSRKARCEDESIVCACNFTPVPRYGYRIGVPMSGRYKELLNSDAAAYGGGNAGNLGGVDAEPVPWQGYPCSVVLMLPPLAVVFLKRQ from the coding sequence ATGGGAGCACCGGCGGAAGAGATCGAACGGCTTGTGCGGGCAGAACATTGGGATCCCCGCGCCGTGCTGGGGCTGCATCCAGACGGCGATCAACCGGGTCGGATGGTCGTCCGTGCCTTTCTGCCTGAAGCGGCGGAGGCCACGCTGCTGGTGGACGGCCATGCGATATCCATGACTGTCGTGCACCGGGAGGGTCTCTACGAAGCCCCACTGCCGGGCAAGCCATCGATGGCGTACCACCTGCGCGTGACCGACCGGTGGGGGAATGTCACGGAACGCCACGACCCCTATGCCTTTCCTCCACTCCTGTCTGATTTTGATATGCATCTCTTCACGGAGGGCACTCTCTACCGGGCCTATGAACAATTAGGCGCACATCTGCGCACGGTCGAGAGCGTGGGCGGCGTGCACTTCGCCCTCTGGGCGCCGAACGCACGGCGCGTCAGCGTCGTCGGCGATTTCAACGGCTGGGATGGCCGCCGCCATGCGATGTGCAGCCGGGGCGTCTCGGGTTTATGGGAATTGTTTGTCCCCGATCTGCCGGCCGGTACGCTCTATAAATATGAAATCCACCCGCGGGATGGCGATACGCCGTTTCTGAAGGCGGACCCGTATGCCTTCGCCGCTGAGCTTCGGCCCAAGACGGCTTCGGTGGTCTGTGATCTATCCACGCATCAGTGGTGCGACCAGGCCTGGATGGAGGCGCGCAGCCGGCGGGATCTGCTCGCGGCGCCGATCTCGATTTATGAAGTCCATCTCGGTTCTTGGGCGCGCGTCCCGGAGGAGGGGAACCGCTGGCTGACCTATGGCGAGCTGACGGCCAAGCTGATCCCCTATGTCAAGGACCTGGGCTACACCCATATCGAGTTAATGCCGGTCACTGAGCATCCCTTTGATGGGTCCTGGGGCTATCAGACGACCGGCTACTTCGCGCCGACCAGCCGCTTCGGCACGCCAAAGGAGTTCATGGCTTTCGTGGATGCCTGTCACCGGGCGGACATCGGCGTAATCATGGATTGGGCCCCGTCGCATTTTCCAGACGACCCACACGGTCTGGCCTCCTTCGACGGCACACATCTCTACGATCACCACGATCCGCGCCTTGGCTATCACCCGGAATGGCACAGCCGTATTTTCAATTTCGGGCGCGTGGAGGTCTGCAACTTCCTGATAAACAGCGCGCTATTCTGGCTGGACCGGTATCACATCGATGGTCTGCGGGTTGACGCGGTCGCGTCCATGCTCTATCTGGATTACTCGCGCCAGCCCGGCGAGTGGATTCCCAATTCAGTCGGCGGACACGAAAACTTGGCGGCAATCGAATTTCTCAAGCAGCTCAACATCGCGGTGCACCGGGAGCATCCGGGCGTGTTGACGATCGCCGAAGAATCCACGGCGTGGCCCGACGTCTCGCACCCGACCTATACAGGCGGGCTCGGCTTCAGCCTTAAATGGAACATGGGCTGGATGCATGACATGCTGCGGTACTTCAGTCTCGATCCCGTCTACCGAAAGCATGAGCACAACCACATCACGTTCGGGCTGCTGTATGCGTTCACTGAGAATTTTGTGTTGGTGCTGTCACATGACGAGGTGGTGCACGGCAAGCGCGCTCTGCTCGACAAGATGCCGGGGGATCTTTGGCAGAAGTTCGCTAACCTGCGCGCGCTCTACGGGTACATGGTCGGGCATCCGGGCAAGAAGATGCTCTTCATGGGCGGCGAATTTGGCCAGTGGCACGAGTGGAATCATGACGCGAGTCTGCAATGGCATCTGCTGGACTGCGACTTGCATCAGGGGCTCCAGTGCTGGGTGCGGGATCTGAACTGGCTGTACCAGCAGGAGCCGGCACTCCATCAGGTGGATTTCGAAGGGGCTGGATTTCAGTGGATTGAGTTCAACGACTCGGAGCAGTCCGTCGTGGCTTTTTCCCGAAAGGCCAGGTGTGAGGACGAGAGTATTGTCTGTGCCTGCAACTTCACACCGGTGCCGCGTTACGGCTATCGGATTGGCGTGCCGATGTCCGGACGTTACAAGGAGCTCCTCAACAGCGATGCTGCAGCCTACGGGGGTGGAAACGCAGGCAACCTCGGCGGGGTGGATGCCGAGCCGGTCCCCTGGCAGGGCTACCCCTGTTCGGTCGTACTCATGCTGCCGCCTCTTGCCGTGGTATTTTTGAAACGGCAATAG
- the malQ gene encoding 4-alpha-glucanotransferase, whose product MPETSGDADQKTPSEGHKPKNRYALGCINDGEKAHEADGYHGAQDATLSMVGIVPELFAGSHPGIAVSLTCPRAFPTLAPMDHQAGELLFRLAERYGIASDYHDIWGRRHETSDDTRRVILSAMGVHADTTDAVRRALGELDDAPWRRVCEPAMVVRSDAQSGVWSVRLPSQEAEDRTVSASWTLRDEQGAVVQQRDVGSGLTLVETRTVDGLRHVRFDLPVPAGLPIGYYEVVVKVVSESRQVEGRMRLIIVPPACYTSPEFERHRRLWGLSVQLYALRSARNWGVGDFGDLATLVEWAGKDLGTGLIGLNPLHALNNCRPYEISPYSPTSRLFLNLLYLDIQAVPDFESCLPAQRMVGDEGFQRGLAALRAGENVDYEQVAAAKCTALEFLFATFHERHLGGQDLNAPDLAPVTDRGRAFARYVQEEGKPLEQFALFHALAEDIRRQHPLLRTWREWPEPYRLPDSASVAAFRVTHRARIRYHQYVQWLAADQLGAAAMRACACDMPVGLYHDLALGSDRNGSDAWAYQKVFALEAECGCPPDDFSPRGQNWGLPPLNPVRLRETGYEFFVELLQRNLRYGGALRLDHVMSLFRLFWIPSGMPASAGAYVRYPADDLLGILALESVRNRAVIIGEDLGTVSDEVRDRLAAARVLSYRVFYFERADPNRWKGPDAYPYQAMAVVTTHDLPTLAGFWAGRDIEMRVRLGLYCDEDAAHRAREGRAQDKRRMAQALAEAGLLPLGLTADAAAQQPMTTDLCQAIHDFLGRTPSWIMLVSLEDLLGETEQMNVPGTVESYTNWSRKVALALEQVRDDVRVRRVTASLRAGRPLPD is encoded by the coding sequence GTGCCAGAAACCAGTGGGGACGCCGATCAGAAGACCCCCAGCGAGGGGCACAAGCCCAAGAACCGTTATGCGCTGGGGTGTATCAATGATGGTGAGAAGGCCCACGAAGCTGACGGCTACCATGGTGCCCAGGACGCGACCTTGAGCATGGTCGGAATTGTACCTGAACTCTTCGCAGGGAGCCATCCGGGAATTGCTGTTTCCTTGACTTGCCCGCGGGCTTTTCCGACACTCGCACCTATGGACCATCAGGCAGGCGAGCTGTTATTTCGGCTGGCGGAGCGGTACGGCATTGCGTCGGACTACCACGACATTTGGGGGCGTCGGCACGAGACGTCCGACGACACCCGGCGGGTCATTCTCTCCGCCATGGGTGTGCACGCGGATACGACAGACGCGGTGCGGCGCGCGCTGGGTGAACTTGATGACGCCCCATGGCGGCGCGTCTGCGAGCCGGCCATGGTCGTGCGTAGCGACGCGCAGTCGGGTGTCTGGTCGGTACGCCTGCCGTCACAGGAGGCGGAGGATCGCACCGTCTCCGCTTCGTGGACATTGCGCGATGAACAGGGGGCAGTGGTTCAACAGCGAGACGTCGGGTCGGGCCTGACCTTGGTGGAGACCCGTACAGTGGACGGGCTGCGCCACGTGCGCTTCGATCTGCCGGTTCCTGCCGGCCTGCCCATTGGCTATTACGAGGTGGTGGTCAAAGTCGTGTCCGAATCGCGTCAGGTCGAGGGCCGGATGCGTCTGATCATCGTGCCGCCGGCCTGTTACACCTCGCCAGAATTCGAACGGCATCGCCGCCTGTGGGGACTTTCGGTTCAGCTCTACGCGCTCCGCTCGGCCCGCAATTGGGGCGTGGGAGACTTCGGCGATCTGGCCACGCTGGTCGAGTGGGCGGGTAAGGATCTGGGCACGGGGTTGATCGGCCTCAATCCGCTGCACGCGCTCAACAACTGCCGTCCCTATGAGATCAGCCCCTATTCGCCGACCAGTCGGCTTTTCCTTAATTTGTTGTATCTGGATATCCAGGCGGTGCCTGATTTCGAAAGCTGTCTGCCGGCCCAGCGTATGGTGGGGGACGAGGGCTTTCAACGGGGATTGGCGGCACTCCGTGCGGGCGAGAACGTGGACTATGAGCAGGTGGCAGCGGCCAAGTGCACCGCCTTGGAATTTCTCTTCGCCACCTTTCACGAGCGGCATCTGGGCGGGCAGGATCTAAATGCGCCGGACCTCGCTCCCGTGACGGACCGGGGACGGGCTTTTGCCCGGTATGTACAGGAGGAGGGGAAGCCGCTGGAGCAGTTCGCCCTGTTCCACGCACTGGCCGAAGACATTCGCCGCCAGCATCCGCTGCTACGCACGTGGCGGGAATGGCCGGAGCCGTACCGCCTGCCCGATTCCGCGAGCGTGGCCGCGTTTCGCGTCACGCATCGCGCGCGCATCCGCTATCACCAATACGTGCAATGGCTGGCCGCTGACCAGTTAGGCGCGGCGGCGATGCGGGCGTGCGCATGCGACATGCCGGTCGGTCTCTATCACGATCTGGCGCTCGGCAGCGATCGGAACGGCAGCGACGCCTGGGCCTATCAAAAAGTGTTCGCGTTGGAGGCAGAGTGCGGCTGTCCGCCGGACGATTTTTCACCGCGGGGGCAGAACTGGGGGCTGCCGCCCCTCAATCCGGTTCGGCTGCGCGAAACGGGCTACGAATTTTTTGTCGAATTGCTCCAGCGAAATTTGCGGTATGGCGGTGCGCTCCGCCTTGACCACGTGATGAGTCTGTTCCGGCTGTTCTGGATTCCTAGCGGCATGCCGGCTTCCGCCGGTGCCTACGTCCGGTATCCGGCCGACGATTTATTGGGCATTCTGGCGCTGGAGAGTGTCCGAAACCGGGCAGTCATCATCGGTGAGGATCTCGGCACGGTTTCGGATGAGGTCCGCGACAGGTTAGCCGCGGCGAGGGTCCTGTCGTATCGGGTCTTCTATTTCGAACGGGCCGATCCAAATCGTTGGAAGGGGCCGGATGCGTATCCCTATCAAGCGATGGCGGTGGTGACGACGCACGATCTGCCCACACTCGCTGGATTCTGGGCGGGACGCGATATCGAGATGCGCGTGCGGCTGGGGCTTTATTGTGATGAGGACGCCGCGCACCGTGCGCGCGAAGGCCGGGCGCAGGATAAGCGGCGCATGGCGCAGGCACTGGCGGAGGCCGGTCTGCTGCCGCTGGGTTTGACAGCCGATGCGGCAGCACAGCAGCCGATGACGACGGATCTGTGCCAAGCGATCCACGATTTTCTCGGCCGCACGCCGTCGTGGATCATGCTGGTCAGTCTGGAGGATCTGCTTGGCGAAACGGAGCAGATGAATGTGCCGGGCACGGTCGAGAGTTACACCAACTGGTCCCGCAAGGTGGCGCTTGCGTTGGAACAGGTGCGGGACGATGTCCGCGTGCGTCGCGTGACGGCCTCCCTGCGCGCTGGGCGACCGCTGCCAGACTGA
- a CDS encoding DUF4340 domain-containing protein: protein MPTCSFSTGPRMKQYGPTIALAALLAGLGTHLYFVEMPSEQIKTRTEAEAKKLLPFTDQEVIGLTVRSEAGPAVVLALDDNRTWTITAPIKTEADAQAVGAILRELALGTVSRVVEEQAASLEPYGLATPAVTFTLTAGDRMEMLALGDIGPLSSTLYVRRGTDQNVLLTDLPPKLVLNKTLANLRKKEVLPVQQAKIDRLRLQNPRTEVLLERLLDDKQKQRWQLRFPIDARADQPEVRNLLIKLEDLKALAFVDPGPERDNLAATLGTPLIRLTATMGGVDYTLKLYQPVPSSGEAFAVTTPAAPIYKISQTALHDFTKDVLALQDKRLLGLEAEDIVALSIKTRDQQYTIKIDVTGWVLEDDPTKEIDRNEVIVLLGRVSSFPSEFRVVKDAGPLAPYGLSSPAAELIATAKNGAKARLVLGKRTGGLVYAMGTGLPGIHQGRADLLDQIPTPDALYVKPTVPTVPPTR, encoded by the coding sequence ATGCCCACCTGTTCATTCTCCACTGGCCCACGTATGAAGCAATACGGTCCGACCATTGCCTTAGCGGCGCTGCTGGCAGGGCTCGGCACCCATCTTTACTTCGTCGAGATGCCGTCCGAACAGATCAAGACGCGCACTGAGGCCGAGGCCAAAAAACTCTTGCCCTTCACCGATCAGGAGGTGATCGGCCTGACGGTCCGTTCGGAAGCGGGCCCTGCTGTCGTACTTGCGCTGGACGACAACCGGACTTGGACCATCACCGCCCCTATCAAGACCGAGGCCGACGCACAGGCAGTCGGTGCCATCCTTCGGGAGCTGGCGCTGGGCACGGTCAGCCGGGTCGTCGAGGAGCAGGCCGCATCGCTCGAGCCGTATGGACTGGCGACCCCCGCCGTGACCTTCACACTCACGGCAGGCGACCGAATGGAAATGCTCGCGCTGGGAGACATCGGACCGCTCTCCTCCACACTCTACGTGCGACGTGGCACGGACCAGAACGTGTTGCTCACCGATCTTCCGCCAAAACTGGTGCTGAACAAGACCCTGGCCAATCTGAGAAAGAAAGAAGTCCTGCCGGTGCAGCAGGCCAAAATCGACCGGCTGCGGCTGCAGAATCCCAGAACGGAAGTGTTACTGGAGCGCCTCCTGGACGACAAACAAAAACAGCGCTGGCAACTTCGCTTCCCCATCGACGCCCGGGCTGACCAGCCTGAGGTACGCAATCTGTTAATCAAACTCGAAGACCTTAAAGCCCTTGCGTTTGTGGACCCAGGACCGGAACGGGACAACCTGGCCGCCACACTGGGGACCCCGCTCATCAGGCTGACCGCCACCATGGGCGGCGTGGATTACACGCTGAAGCTCTACCAGCCGGTTCCCTCCAGCGGCGAGGCCTTCGCTGTAACGACGCCCGCCGCGCCGATTTATAAGATCAGCCAGACCGCCCTCCATGATTTCACGAAGGATGTGCTGGCCCTACAAGACAAGCGCCTGCTCGGACTTGAGGCGGAGGATATCGTCGCCCTGTCCATAAAGACACGCGACCAGCAGTACACCATCAAGATCGACGTGACCGGATGGGTGCTGGAAGACGATCCGACAAAGGAAATCGACCGTAACGAAGTCATTGTGCTACTCGGACGGGTCAGTAGTTTTCCTTCAGAGTTTCGGGTCGTGAAGGACGCGGGGCCGCTGGCCCCCTACGGCCTTTCGTCGCCGGCTGCGGAACTCATCGCCACCGCCAAGAACGGCGCCAAGGCTCGTCTCGTCCTAGGCAAACGAACCGGTGGGCTGGTCTATGCGATGGGCACCGGCCTGCCCGGCATCCACCAGGGCCGGGCCGACCTACTCGACCAAATCCCCACGCCTGACGCGCTCTACGTCAAACCCACCGTCCCCACCGTACCCCCCACTCGCTAG
- a CDS encoding septal ring lytic transglycosylase RlpA family protein, translated as MTSRIKSERRALNAWSMLFVCGMALGGCTVLPKGQADLDVGSQELGMASWYGEDFHGWVTANGEIYDMEALTAAHRTLPLGTWLLVTNVENGRQVRVRINDRGPFVHGRVADLSLAAARELDMVESGVAAVHLEVVGEPQGGRLSTVDLLPMPRTTKAAGFSEGSRSLTPPRAVRAVRALPNDLLNQRRLRRAADFQAAERRAYAVAALQIP; from the coding sequence ATGACAAGCAGAATAAAAAGCGAACGACGGGCCCTGAATGCATGGAGCATGCTTTTCGTGTGCGGCATGGCACTGGGAGGCTGTACGGTATTGCCGAAGGGGCAGGCCGATCTGGATGTCGGCAGCCAGGAGCTGGGTATGGCCTCGTGGTATGGCGAGGATTTTCATGGCTGGGTGACGGCCAACGGGGAAATCTATGACATGGAGGCGCTTACTGCCGCCCATCGCACCTTACCGCTCGGGACGTGGCTGCTCGTAACGAACGTGGAAAATGGCAGGCAAGTGCGCGTACGCATCAACGACCGCGGTCCCTTTGTACATGGGCGCGTTGCGGATCTGTCGCTCGCCGCTGCCCGGGAACTGGACATGGTCGAGAGCGGCGTGGCCGCCGTGCATCTCGAAGTGGTGGGGGAGCCCCAAGGCGGCCGCCTCTCCACGGTTGATCTGCTGCCGATGCCCCGCACCACAAAAGCCGCGGGATTCTCAGAAGGCTCACGGTCCCTGACGCCTCCGCGCGCCGTCCGCGCCGTGCGGGCGCTGCCCAACGATCTGCTGAACCAGCGGCGCCTCCGCCGCGCAGCGGACTTTCAGGCGGCGGAACGGCGCGCCTATGCGGTCGCTGCGTTGCAAATTCCCTAG
- a CDS encoding HEAT repeat domain-containing protein yields MRWAKPRVRPPPTSLRPRPPKHVPSRTHTSMAESSDRDDEFSLSDAPPASDAQVDAMSAALAQPAEASAGDRPAETILEEEKVKDEIDIQIDLLKDSDWTVRREAVVTLGEMGDERCVVPLVNALRDGDWQVRDAAVEALAQVGSLAVEYLIKMLRDWDIRKTAIRCLGKIKDERVLDPLMQQLHSDEFKDDATEALVELGSPAVERLVPALKDRDEMVRKQAILALGRIKDPAAIDPLIEMLKDADWFSRLTAARALEKIGDERGRLAIKPMMKDPDLVVKMAVERMLASWKKNKETTNA; encoded by the coding sequence ATGCGATGGGCAAAGCCAAGGGTGAGGCCACCGCCGACAAGCCTGCGGCCCCGGCCGCCTAAGCACGTTCCGTCTCGTACGCACACCAGCATGGCCGAATCATCAGACCGCGACGACGAATTCTCCCTGTCCGACGCACCGCCGGCGAGCGACGCTCAGGTCGATGCCATGTCGGCGGCGCTTGCGCAGCCGGCCGAGGCATCCGCCGGGGATCGGCCCGCCGAGACCATCCTTGAAGAGGAGAAGGTTAAGGACGAGATCGACATTCAGATCGATCTCCTCAAGGACTCCGATTGGACCGTCCGGCGCGAAGCGGTCGTCACGCTTGGCGAAATGGGCGACGAACGCTGCGTCGTTCCGCTCGTCAATGCGCTGCGCGACGGCGACTGGCAGGTTCGCGACGCCGCCGTCGAGGCGCTGGCGCAGGTCGGCTCGCTTGCTGTTGAGTATCTCATCAAAATGCTGCGGGACTGGGATATCCGCAAGACGGCGATCCGCTGCCTCGGTAAGATCAAGGACGAGCGGGTGCTCGATCCGCTCATGCAGCAGCTGCACTCCGACGAATTCAAGGACGATGCGACCGAGGCGTTGGTGGAGCTAGGCTCACCAGCAGTGGAGCGGCTGGTGCCGGCGCTCAAGGACAGGGATGAGATGGTCCGCAAGCAGGCGATTCTGGCCCTGGGGCGGATCAAGGATCCGGCCGCCATCGATCCGCTGATCGAGATGTTGAAGGATGCCGACTGGTTCTCCCGCCTGACCGCGGCCCGCGCATTGGAGAAGATCGGGGATGAGCGCGGCCGGCTAGCGATCAAGCCGATGATGAAGGATCCGGACCTGGTCGTGAAGATGGCAGTCGAGCGGATGCTCGCGTCCTGGAAGAAGAACAAGGAAACGACGAACGCGTAA
- a CDS encoding ATP-binding cassette domain-containing protein, protein MIDVQQITKRYGDRTAIERVSFSVSNGEVLAFLGPNGAGKTTTMRILTGFMPATEGTATVDGFDCFAQPMEVKRRIGYLPETPPVYQELTVTEYLTFTGRLKHMPAAALRQRLPLVIEQTSLGDVRHRLIGNLSRGYRQRVGLAQALLHDPPVLILDEPTTGLDPKQIIEIRQLIKSLAGSHTIILSTHILPEATAVCQRVVIINEGRIVAVDTPEHLSARLRRSETISLTVKNPPPDFADKLRGLPGVVSVFSQATSRAWLVDCALGHDLRDELARVVVTNGWGLQELTTISMTLEDVFLRLTQHDAPEVQA, encoded by the coding sequence ATGATCGACGTTCAACAGATCACCAAACGTTACGGCGACCGCACCGCGATCGAGCGGGTCAGCTTTTCCGTGAGCAACGGCGAGGTCCTCGCCTTTCTCGGACCGAACGGCGCCGGCAAAACCACCACCATGCGCATCCTGACCGGCTTCATGCCGGCCACTGAGGGCACGGCGACGGTGGACGGATTCGACTGCTTCGCGCAGCCGATGGAGGTGAAGCGCCGCATCGGCTATCTGCCGGAAACCCCGCCGGTTTACCAGGAATTGACTGTCACGGAATATCTGACCTTCACGGGCCGTCTCAAACACATGCCAGCCGCGGCACTCCGTCAACGGCTGCCGCTGGTGATCGAGCAGACGTCCCTTGGCGACGTACGGCACCGCTTAATCGGCAACCTGTCACGCGGCTATCGTCAGCGTGTCGGGCTGGCCCAGGCACTCCTGCACGATCCGCCCGTGCTGATCCTCGATGAGCCGACCACCGGCCTCGACCCCAAGCAGATCATCGAAATTCGGCAGCTCATTAAGAGCCTGGCCGGTTCGCATACGATCATTCTTAGCACTCACATTCTGCCGGAGGCGACCGCAGTCTGCCAGCGCGTTGTCATCATCAACGAGGGCCGGATCGTCGCGGTGGACACGCCGGAACATCTGTCGGCGCGGCTGCGCCGCTCAGAAACAATCAGCCTGACCGTGAAAAACCCGCCGCCGGATTTCGCCGACAAGTTGCGCGGCCTGCCCGGCGTGGTCAGCGTGTTCTCGCAGGCCACCAGCAGGGCCTGGCTGGTCGACTGCGCCCTGGGCCACGACCTCAGGGACGAACTGGCCCGCGTCGTCGTCACGAACGGCTGGGGGCTCCAGGAACTGACCACGATCTCGATGACACTCGAGGACGTCTTCCTCCGGCTGACGCAACACGATGCGCCGGAGGTGCAGGCATGA